A DNA window from Pseudoalteromonas spongiae UST010723-006 contains the following coding sequences:
- a CDS encoding adenylyltransferase/cytidyltransferase family protein yields the protein MKRVITFGTFDVFHVGHVRILERAREFGDYLIVGVSSDALNYSKKGRNPIYSQEDRKKIISSLQFVDEVFFEESLELKGDYIEQFEADVLVMGDDWQGKFDNYKSQCEVVYLPRTPSISTTEIIEVVRATER from the coding sequence ATGAAAAGAGTAATTACTTTCGGCACGTTTGATGTTTTCCATGTTGGCCATGTACGAATTTTAGAACGCGCCCGTGAATTTGGAGATTATTTAATCGTGGGCGTCTCATCTGATGCCCTTAACTATTCAAAAAAAGGCCGTAACCCTATTTACTCTCAAGAAGACCGCAAAAAAATTATCTCGTCATTACAGTTTGTTGATGAAGTATTTTTTGAAGAGTCTTTAGAGCTAAAAGGCGACTACATCGAACAGTTTGAAGCAGATGTCTTAGTCATGGGTGATGATTGGCAAGGAAAGTTTGATAACTATAAATCACAATGTGAAGTGGTTTACCTACCTCGTACTCCCTCTATTTCCACAACAGAAATTATTGAAGTTGTTCGTGCAACTGAACGCTAA
- a CDS encoding CDP-glycerol--glycerophosphate glycerophosphotransferase, which yields MRKYLFFISQNYSYAILRPLQQEIWRRGGEVAWFLWGNEVNANYLKEDEQVLKSVDAVKAFNPDAVFVPGNTVPRFFPGVKVAVFHGFNAGKLNRRGNNDHFNIRQCFDLYCTQGPDTTEPFKLLAKQHGYFNVVETGWPTLDPLFTDTLTEPTANKSKKTVLMCSTFSRNLTCAPHLFEQVKKLSTTGKWQWLVQFHPKMPKHIVEQYKSLESEHLQFVETDNVLPLLKQADVMLCDTSSVIQMFLVQNKPVVTFNNIDPKPYMVNFTEPNLLEEKLSYALQSPHDLTQQIGEYIKQLHPYRDGQSSGRVLDAVEKVLLGELTVEKTKPLNFIRNFKLRKKLKYWKFN from the coding sequence ATGCGTAAGTACCTTTTCTTTATCTCTCAAAATTACAGTTATGCGATTTTACGCCCGTTACAGCAAGAAATTTGGCGCCGCGGTGGCGAGGTTGCTTGGTTCTTGTGGGGTAATGAAGTTAATGCGAACTATTTAAAAGAAGATGAGCAGGTACTTAAATCAGTTGATGCAGTAAAAGCATTTAATCCAGATGCGGTATTTGTTCCTGGTAATACGGTACCGCGCTTTTTCCCAGGCGTTAAAGTGGCGGTGTTCCATGGTTTTAACGCGGGTAAGTTAAATAGACGCGGTAACAATGACCATTTCAATATTCGTCAATGCTTTGATTTATATTGCACCCAAGGACCAGATACTACCGAACCGTTCAAGCTGCTTGCCAAACAACATGGCTATTTTAATGTGGTCGAAACAGGCTGGCCTACGCTTGATCCATTATTTACTGACACGCTAACCGAGCCGACAGCCAATAAAAGTAAGAAAACGGTGTTAATGTGCTCGACGTTTTCTCGCAATTTAACGTGTGCACCGCATTTGTTCGAGCAAGTTAAAAAACTTAGCACAACGGGAAAGTGGCAATGGCTAGTGCAATTTCATCCTAAAATGCCAAAACATATTGTTGAGCAATATAAATCCCTTGAAAGCGAACATTTACAGTTTGTTGAAACCGATAATGTATTACCGCTGCTTAAACAGGCTGATGTGATGTTGTGCGATACATCGTCAGTGATTCAAATGTTTTTAGTGCAAAATAAACCGGTCGTAACGTTTAACAATATTGATCCTAAACCGTATATGGTTAATTTCACTGAGCCTAATTTACTTGAAGAAAAGCTGTCATATGCATTGCAATCTCCACACGACCTTACTCAGCAGATTGGCGAGTATATAAAGCAATTGCATCCGTATCGCGATGGGCAATCGAGTGGCCGAGTACTGGATGCGGTTGAGAAAGTATTACTGGGTGAACTTACTGTTGAAAAAACTAAACCACTTAACTTTATTCGCAATTTTAAGCTAAGAAAAAAGCTCAAATACTGGAAATTCAATTAA
- a CDS encoding TonB-dependent receptor: MSIFKPSMLTLAMVAAGVGSANLYAAENQNNDKEQEKEVEVIEVTGFRASLVKAINTKRFSPEVVESVSAEDIGKLPDSSIAESIARLPGLAAQRLDGRASRVTIRGFGEDHVGTTFNGREQVSITDNRGAELDLYPSEIMSAVTVYKTPSADLEASGLAGVIDLQTIKPLSMDERVIKVNAMYEQTGFEKLNPDADDNGFRGTLSYIDQFADNTLGVAVAFNTMSSPNQEKRWNSWGYPEFTGDDGNTYSILGGAKPFVRSSTLERDSVMAVIEYAPSENLRMVFDSLYVDFVDEKILRGIEVPFAWGQGSISADNAVVDPATGFVTSAITEGQRVVVRNDYEDRSAELTSFGFNLEYDLSDSWSLEFDASHSSVEREIWSMESYAGTGRGDARGVADNLGYAFNSGNTGATFSHELDYSDYNLIQLGGPLSWGWSSALNEKYGVVGTEYENQLQDGFLNTPEVDDELNALRLAATKVIENDYVTSVEFGLSYSEREKTKRSEGYFLTVSSFSLDNPGMMMVPEEYRLGTANLDFIGMGDMIAFNSRAMVEDGYYDLLAESLTDPSHATKSWTVKEQLTSAFVKANIDTELAGMPLTGNAGLRYVKTEQESKGNAFNTQDGKVITSPTHIEHDYAHLLPSLNLSLSIDDEQSVRFGAAKTISRARMDEMNASVNATYNQQPDENGSNWVVNGGNPSLEPYQAINFDLSYENYFSPEGYFAIALYHKDLKDWIFDGSYSIDMTGVADPSTGLVPANPDGTGNGKVNGGDGTVKGAEFSVTLPFNYFADALDGFGLIASHTVNSSDMVDQDGNDYEIPGLSKSIQNLTFYYENYGFQARASMRKRDDFKGDVYGRGFDSQQVDIQGETIWDAQIGYDFSESGLKSLEGMTVTFQVQNITEEPFISLSGDNALQVRDYQDYGRTFLLGVNYQF; this comes from the coding sequence ATGTCTATTTTCAAACCAAGTATGCTGACGCTGGCAATGGTCGCAGCAGGTGTAGGCTCTGCAAACTTATATGCTGCAGAGAACCAAAACAACGATAAAGAACAAGAAAAAGAAGTTGAGGTTATTGAGGTTACAGGCTTTCGCGCAAGTTTAGTTAAAGCCATTAACACCAAGCGCTTTTCACCAGAAGTGGTTGAATCAGTATCAGCAGAAGACATCGGTAAATTACCAGACTCTTCAATTGCAGAATCAATTGCACGCTTACCGGGTCTAGCCGCTCAGCGCTTAGACGGTCGCGCAAGTCGCGTTACTATTCGTGGTTTTGGTGAAGACCATGTTGGCACAACATTTAATGGTCGTGAACAAGTATCGATAACCGATAACCGCGGTGCAGAATTAGATTTATACCCATCAGAAATCATGAGCGCGGTAACAGTTTATAAAACGCCGAGTGCCGATTTAGAAGCATCGGGCCTTGCTGGCGTTATTGATTTGCAAACAATTAAACCGCTATCAATGGATGAGCGCGTTATCAAAGTTAACGCCATGTATGAGCAAACGGGCTTTGAAAAATTAAATCCAGATGCTGATGATAATGGCTTTCGCGGTACACTGTCTTACATTGACCAATTTGCCGATAACACCCTAGGTGTGGCAGTTGCATTTAATACAATGTCATCACCAAACCAAGAAAAGCGTTGGAACTCTTGGGGCTACCCTGAATTCACGGGTGATGATGGTAATACCTATTCAATTTTAGGTGGTGCAAAGCCGTTTGTACGTTCATCTACCTTAGAACGTGATTCAGTTATGGCGGTGATTGAATATGCACCAAGCGAAAATCTACGTATGGTATTTGATAGCTTATATGTAGATTTCGTAGATGAAAAAATTCTCCGTGGTATCGAAGTGCCATTTGCTTGGGGTCAGGGTTCAATCAGTGCGGATAACGCAGTTGTAGATCCAGCAACAGGCTTTGTTACATCAGCGATTACTGAAGGGCAGCGTGTTGTAGTACGTAACGACTACGAAGATCGCAGCGCTGAACTTACATCATTTGGTTTTAATTTAGAATATGACTTAAGTGATTCTTGGTCACTTGAGTTCGATGCAAGTCACTCAAGTGTTGAGCGTGAAATCTGGAGTATGGAAAGTTATGCTGGAACAGGTCGTGGCGATGCACGTGGTGTTGCAGATAACCTAGGTTACGCATTTAACTCTGGAAATACAGGCGCAACCTTTAGCCATGAGCTGGATTATAGTGACTATAATTTAATTCAACTTGGCGGCCCACTTTCTTGGGGTTGGAGTTCTGCACTTAATGAAAAATACGGCGTTGTTGGTACTGAATATGAAAACCAATTGCAAGACGGCTTTTTAAATACCCCTGAAGTTGACGATGAGCTAAATGCACTTCGCCTTGCTGCAACTAAAGTAATTGAAAACGATTATGTAACGTCTGTTGAATTTGGTTTGTCTTACAGTGAGCGTGAAAAAACCAAGCGCTCTGAAGGTTACTTCTTAACAGTATCAAGCTTCTCGTTAGATAACCCAGGTATGATGATGGTGCCAGAAGAGTACCGTTTAGGTACTGCAAACCTTGATTTTATCGGCATGGGCGACATGATTGCGTTTAACTCACGCGCAATGGTTGAAGATGGTTACTACGATTTACTGGCAGAAAGCTTAACCGATCCAAGCCACGCAACTAAATCGTGGACGGTTAAAGAGCAATTAACCAGTGCGTTTGTTAAAGCAAACATTGATACTGAACTAGCAGGCATGCCGTTAACTGGTAATGCAGGTCTTCGCTATGTTAAAACTGAGCAAGAATCTAAAGGTAACGCTTTCAATACACAAGACGGCAAAGTTATTACATCGCCAACGCATATTGAACACGATTACGCACATCTATTACCAAGCTTAAACCTATCATTATCGATTGATGATGAACAGTCGGTACGTTTTGGCGCTGCTAAGACGATTTCACGTGCACGTATGGATGAAATGAATGCCTCGGTTAATGCTACTTACAATCAGCAGCCAGACGAAAATGGTAGTAACTGGGTAGTGAATGGCGGTAACCCGTCACTTGAACCGTACCAAGCAATTAACTTTGACCTAAGCTATGAAAACTACTTTAGCCCAGAAGGTTATTTTGCTATCGCGCTTTATCATAAAGATTTAAAAGACTGGATCTTTGATGGTAGCTATTCAATCGATATGACAGGTGTTGCAGATCCATCAACAGGCCTAGTACCTGCTAACCCAGATGGTACAGGTAATGGTAAAGTAAACGGTGGTGACGGCACGGTTAAAGGTGCTGAGTTCTCAGTCACATTACCATTTAACTACTTTGCTGATGCTCTGGATGGTTTTGGTTTAATTGCAAGCCATACTGTTAATAGCTCAGACATGGTTGACCAAGATGGCAACGATTATGAAATTCCAGGTTTATCTAAGAGCATTCAAAATCTAACTTTCTATTATGAAAATTACGGTTTCCAAGCGCGTGCTAGCATGCGTAAACGTGATGACTTTAAAGGTGACGTTTATGGCCGCGGTTTTGACTCACAGCAAGTTGATATTCAAGGCGAGACGATTTGGGATGCACAAATTGGTTATGACTTCTCTGAAAGTGGCTTAAAGAGTCTAGAGGGCATGACGGTGACTTTCCAAGTGCAAAACATTACTGAAGAACCGTTTATCTCGTTATCAGGTGATAACGCATTGCAAGTACGTGATTACCAAGATTATGGTCGCACTTTCTTGCTAGGCGTGAACTACCAGTTCTAA
- a CDS encoding alpha-glucosidase — translation MSKLTAQLNWWKGAVIYQIYPRSFQDTTNNGVGDLQGIIKRLDYIKALGVDAVWISPFFKSPMKDFGYDISDYRDIDPLFGSLADFDELIAQAHQRDIKIVIDQVLSHTSDQHPWFIESRENKTNDKADWYVWADANEDGSPPNNWLSIFGGCAWQWEPRRCQYYLHNFLTQQPDLNFHNEDVRNAVLDNVEFWLARGVDGFRLDAINFCYHDAQLRDNPAKPKHLRQGRGFSEDNPYAFQYHYYNNTQPENLAFMQEIRTLMNKYPGAVTLGEISSEDSLATMNEYTAGGDKLHMGYSFELLTKDYSPSYIRNTVETLESQMTEGWPCWAFSNHDVERVSSRWSKNGIVNHEQVKMLHALLASLRGSVCLYQGEELGLGEAEITFEQLQDPYGITFWPNFKGRDGCRTPLPWQREDEFGGFSTVEPWLPVVDAHKDVAIDAQQADETSALVHCQQFLAWRKQHDALLFGDIKFTQSDEHILGFERSYNGKTLVCYFNLGEHSQTVDVQGKVIKSHQYESATLSGFGYVIFAKEDV, via the coding sequence ATGTCGAAACTAACAGCGCAACTAAATTGGTGGAAAGGCGCGGTAATTTACCAAATCTACCCACGCAGCTTTCAAGACACTACAAATAATGGTGTTGGCGATTTACAGGGAATAATAAAGCGACTTGATTATATTAAAGCGCTTGGTGTTGACGCTGTATGGATTTCGCCGTTTTTTAAGTCGCCAATGAAAGATTTTGGTTACGACATAAGCGACTATCGCGATATCGACCCATTATTTGGCTCTCTTGCTGATTTTGACGAACTCATCGCGCAAGCTCATCAACGCGATATTAAAATTGTGATTGACCAAGTATTGAGTCATACCTCAGATCAACACCCTTGGTTTATTGAGAGTCGTGAAAACAAAACAAACGATAAAGCCGACTGGTATGTGTGGGCTGATGCCAATGAAGATGGTTCACCACCAAATAACTGGTTATCAATTTTCGGCGGTTGTGCATGGCAATGGGAGCCGCGTCGCTGCCAATACTATTTACATAACTTTTTAACACAGCAGCCCGATTTAAACTTCCACAATGAAGATGTGCGCAATGCTGTATTAGATAACGTTGAGTTTTGGTTAGCTCGCGGTGTTGATGGCTTCCGTTTAGATGCTATTAACTTTTGTTATCACGACGCGCAACTGCGTGATAACCCTGCAAAGCCAAAGCATTTAAGGCAAGGTCGTGGGTTTAGTGAAGATAATCCATACGCATTTCAGTATCACTATTACAACAACACCCAGCCTGAAAACCTGGCATTTATGCAGGAAATTCGCACGCTAATGAACAAATACCCGGGCGCTGTGACCCTTGGTGAAATTTCATCTGAAGATTCACTTGCCACCATGAATGAGTACACAGCAGGTGGCGACAAACTGCACATGGGTTACAGTTTTGAGCTATTAACAAAAGACTACAGCCCAAGTTACATTCGAAACACAGTTGAAACCCTTGAATCGCAAATGACTGAAGGCTGGCCATGTTGGGCATTTAGCAATCACGATGTAGAACGCGTTTCATCGCGTTGGAGCAAGAACGGTATTGTTAATCATGAGCAAGTAAAAATGCTACATGCGTTACTTGCAAGTTTGCGTGGCAGTGTGTGTTTGTACCAAGGTGAAGAATTAGGTTTAGGTGAAGCTGAAATCACCTTTGAGCAATTACAAGACCCTTACGGCATTACCTTCTGGCCAAACTTTAAAGGTCGTGATGGCTGTCGTACGCCATTGCCTTGGCAGCGTGAAGATGAATTCGGTGGTTTCTCAACTGTTGAACCTTGGTTACCTGTGGTTGACGCGCATAAAGATGTCGCAATTGACGCACAACAAGCTGACGAAACTTCTGCGCTAGTACATTGCCAACAATTTTTAGCTTGGCGCAAGCAACATGATGCGCTGCTTTTTGGTGACATTAAATTTACGCAAAGCGACGAACATATTTTAGGCTTTGAGCGTAGCTATAACGGCAAAACATTAGTCTGTTATTTCAACCTAGGCGAACATAGCCAAACGGTTGACGTACAAGGTAAAGTAATTAAATCACACCAGTATGAGAGCGCGACATTAAGTGGCTTTGGCTATGTGATATTTGCAAAAGAGGACGTGTAA
- a CDS encoding CDP-glycerol glycerophosphotransferase family protein, which translates to MKVIFDIQHLYYLPQYLPVIDALKAHNTEIELVGYKTDDEDLNRIIESALNETQLTIKIVHNWQDALAHYLAQKADWLVFGNAVADLEQLHTVSKTVLMQHGVGPKSCYYDVSKNPTTVRFVEGEKRLSNLQAMFPNGNFVDSGYAKLDPAINRTSTTRTLASLGLDESKPTLLYAPTFYPSSIELFAKSFPSDFENYNIILKPHFFSLTKPRYKKQKALLENWAKQDNVYLAGVDEFNLLEFMAISDVMLSDASSAIFEFAALDKPVIWCDFYKLRWSYRGIFSYRFKKRIDESIEVFHQLCERAENYKALTQCVKNAVDNSKAKQNIRAQVTEEYVGKVDGQCAKRIVDYLLKHS; encoded by the coding sequence ATGAAGGTTATTTTTGATATTCAACATCTGTATTATTTACCGCAGTATTTACCGGTAATTGATGCACTCAAAGCGCACAACACAGAAATTGAATTGGTTGGCTACAAAACTGACGACGAAGATTTAAACCGCATTATCGAGAGCGCATTAAACGAGACACAGTTAACTATCAAAATTGTACACAATTGGCAAGATGCGTTAGCCCATTACTTAGCGCAAAAAGCAGATTGGTTAGTCTTTGGCAATGCCGTTGCAGATTTAGAACAGCTCCATACAGTGAGTAAAACCGTATTGATGCAACATGGTGTCGGCCCGAAAAGTTGTTATTATGATGTATCTAAAAATCCAACCACTGTGCGATTTGTTGAAGGTGAAAAGCGCCTGAGTAATCTTCAAGCCATGTTTCCCAATGGTAATTTTGTAGATAGTGGCTATGCAAAGCTGGATCCTGCTATCAATCGCACATCGACTACGCGTACTCTTGCATCTCTCGGCTTAGATGAATCTAAACCAACCTTACTCTACGCACCTACTTTTTATCCCAGCTCGATAGAACTGTTTGCCAAATCATTTCCAAGTGACTTTGAAAATTACAATATTATCTTAAAGCCACATTTTTTCTCACTGACAAAACCGCGTTATAAAAAGCAAAAAGCCTTGTTAGAAAATTGGGCTAAGCAAGACAATGTGTATTTAGCAGGTGTTGATGAATTCAATTTACTCGAATTTATGGCAATTTCAGATGTTATGTTATCAGATGCATCGTCGGCAATATTTGAATTTGCAGCGCTAGATAAACCGGTTATTTGGTGTGATTTTTACAAATTACGCTGGAGTTACCGAGGTATTTTCTCTTATCGATTTAAAAAACGCATTGATGAAAGCATTGAGGTATTTCATCAATTGTGCGAACGAGCGGAAAATTATAAAGCACTTACACAGTGCGTAAAAAATGCGGTTGATAACTCAAAAGCAAAACAAAATATTAGAGCGCAAGTTACTGAAGAATATGTGGGGAAAGTTGACGGGCAGTGTGCCAAGCGTATTGTTGATTACCTATTAAAGCATTCATAG
- a CDS encoding alpha-amylase family protein: MKKKMYALFALIVASNSVSAQSKLVEEQNKVQKPVVYQVFTRLFGNTNTTNKPWGSKAENGVGKFADFTPKALNEIKDMGVSHIWYTGVLHHAMAEDYTQFGISLDDPDVIKGRAGSPYAIKDYYSVNPDLANNPAKRIEEFEALIKRSHAAGLKVIIDIVPNHVARRYESIAKPKGVIGLGEKDDTNVTYSKFNDFYYIPGVAFSLPKFPEDYSPLGGDAHPLVDGKFDENPAKWTGNGSREAQPNFNDWYETIKVNYGVKPDGSYDFATLPSEYATKSYRDVVAFWQDKELPSSWHKMRDIAFYWLDKGVDGFRYDMAEMVPVEFWSYLNAHIKRKNPHATLIAEVYNPILYRDYIHLGKMDYLYDKVGFYDTLKWIMQGKQSATTLMPVHHDVKDIAPHMLNFLENHDEQRIASPDFVGDMDKGKPAMVVSHLISQSPSLIYFGQEVGEPGAENAGFGSPTRTSIFDYVGVPQHQKWVNNGKFDGGLLSDQQKALREFYKTLLNLAKRDAIKQGSLIDITSELGEAKDTVIGFIRKSEHDTLLILANFGDKVQSVTLPYNAKPANLLRFAGNNKIQTNNKTTNFTLVPEGAVVVVVE, from the coding sequence ATGAAAAAGAAGATGTATGCCTTATTTGCGCTTATTGTGGCGTCAAATAGTGTCAGTGCCCAATCTAAACTTGTAGAAGAACAAAACAAAGTGCAAAAGCCGGTTGTTTATCAGGTGTTTACCCGTTTGTTTGGCAACACAAATACAACCAATAAACCCTGGGGTAGCAAGGCTGAAAACGGTGTTGGAAAATTTGCTGATTTTACCCCGAAAGCACTTAATGAAATAAAAGATATGGGTGTGAGCCATATTTGGTATACCGGTGTGCTTCATCATGCAATGGCTGAAGATTACACACAGTTTGGTATCAGTTTAGATGACCCCGATGTGATAAAAGGACGCGCAGGCTCCCCTTATGCCATTAAAGATTATTATTCAGTTAACCCAGATCTTGCAAATAATCCGGCCAAGCGTATTGAAGAATTTGAAGCACTGATTAAACGAAGCCATGCTGCGGGTCTAAAAGTAATTATTGATATCGTGCCAAATCATGTTGCGCGCCGCTATGAGTCAATCGCAAAACCTAAAGGTGTGATTGGCTTAGGTGAAAAGGACGATACCAACGTTACTTATTCCAAGTTTAATGATTTTTACTATATTCCTGGAGTAGCGTTTTCACTGCCTAAATTTCCTGAAGATTATTCACCTTTAGGCGGTGATGCGCATCCATTAGTTGATGGAAAGTTTGATGAAAACCCGGCGAAATGGACAGGTAATGGCTCACGCGAGGCGCAGCCAAATTTTAATGACTGGTACGAAACAATAAAAGTAAACTACGGTGTAAAACCTGATGGCAGCTATGACTTTGCGACATTACCAAGTGAGTACGCAACCAAGAGCTATCGTGATGTTGTCGCGTTTTGGCAAGATAAAGAGCTACCAAGCAGTTGGCACAAAATGCGCGATATCGCGTTTTATTGGTTAGACAAAGGGGTTGATGGCTTTCGCTATGATATGGCTGAAATGGTACCCGTAGAATTTTGGAGCTACTTAAATGCGCATATCAAGCGCAAAAATCCGCATGCCACGTTAATTGCCGAAGTATACAATCCAATACTTTATCGTGATTATATCCACTTAGGTAAAATGGATTATCTCTACGACAAAGTCGGTTTTTACGATACGTTAAAGTGGATCATGCAAGGAAAGCAATCGGCAACGACCTTAATGCCCGTTCACCACGACGTAAAAGACATCGCGCCACATATGCTTAACTTTTTAGAAAACCATGATGAGCAGCGTATTGCGAGCCCTGATTTTGTTGGCGATATGGATAAAGGCAAACCCGCGATGGTGGTCTCGCACCTTATCAGCCAATCGCCTAGTTTAATTTACTTTGGTCAAGAAGTAGGGGAGCCAGGCGCTGAAAACGCCGGGTTTGGTAGCCCAACACGTACCAGTATTTTTGATTATGTTGGCGTGCCGCAACATCAAAAATGGGTGAATAATGGCAAATTTGATGGTGGCTTGTTATCAGACCAACAAAAAGCGCTGCGCGAATTCTACAAAACACTATTAAATTTGGCCAAGCGCGATGCCATTAAACAAGGTTCGCTGATTGATATAACCAGTGAGCTAGGTGAGGCTAAAGATACGGTGATTGGTTTTATCCGTAAAAGTGAGCATGACACTTTGCTGATACTTGCTAATTTTGGCGATAAAGTGCAGTCAGTTACATTGCCATATAATGCAAAGCCAGCAAACCTGTTGCGCTTTGCTGGCAATAACAAAATTCAAACTAATAATAAAACAACTAACTTCACACTAGTGCCAGAGGGCGCAGTAGTTGTGGTAGTGGAGTAA
- a CDS encoding tryptophan halogenase family protein produces MTNQINNVVIVGGGTAGWLTASLLAKVLGKQISITLVESKDIATIGVGEATIPPIIPFNAAIGIDEKAFIKATNATIKLGIQFENWGQQGEHYMHAFGSFGKDFPFCNFLNYWLKAKEQGDTSSFWDYSINYQAAKRNRFDKLQYLPNTKLPGTSYAYHFDASLYAQFLRNHAEQLGVKRIEGKVTHVETHHNNGFIKSLKLENQAFVTGDLFVDCSGLHGLLLDKTLNVGFEDWRHWLPCDSALAVPCEHDENEIKPYTRSIAHDAGWQWQIPLTNRIGNGLVYASYHLSDDDAKQLLLSNLPGKAIAEPKLIRFRTGRRLKQWHKNVVAIGLSSGFLEPLESTSIHLIQTAATRLVKHFPLMGINDRVVAEFNRQSQVEFERIRDFIILHYKLTERTDSAFWRQCKDMDVPNSLRHKIQLFAENALFFRQDDELFSEVAWQQVMLGQGIAPAQYHPLAKNLNDAQIKDLLESLKTLVAHTSEKLPTHNEFLKRFGN; encoded by the coding sequence ATGACAAATCAAATCAACAATGTTGTCATCGTCGGCGGAGGTACTGCTGGCTGGCTTACTGCAAGCTTACTTGCAAAAGTACTTGGCAAGCAGATTTCTATTACGCTAGTTGAGTCAAAAGACATCGCCACAATTGGCGTTGGCGAGGCAACCATTCCTCCCATCATTCCTTTTAATGCCGCCATTGGCATTGATGAAAAAGCCTTTATCAAAGCAACTAACGCAACTATTAAGCTTGGCATTCAGTTTGAAAACTGGGGGCAACAAGGCGAGCATTATATGCATGCGTTTGGCAGTTTTGGTAAGGACTTTCCATTTTGCAATTTTTTGAATTATTGGCTTAAAGCCAAAGAGCAGGGCGATACGAGTAGTTTTTGGGATTACTCGATTAATTATCAAGCAGCAAAGCGCAACCGCTTCGATAAACTTCAATATTTACCAAATACCAAATTACCGGGAACTAGCTACGCCTATCATTTTGACGCGAGTTTATACGCACAGTTTTTGCGAAATCACGCAGAGCAGCTCGGGGTAAAGCGCATTGAGGGCAAAGTAACCCATGTCGAAACTCACCATAACAATGGCTTTATTAAATCTCTCAAGCTCGAAAACCAAGCGTTTGTAACGGGTGATTTATTTGTCGATTGTTCTGGTTTGCATGGCTTATTACTTGATAAAACTCTGAATGTTGGCTTTGAGGATTGGCGCCATTGGTTACCCTGTGATAGTGCTTTGGCTGTACCGTGTGAACATGATGAGAATGAAATTAAACCCTACACACGTTCAATTGCTCATGATGCCGGTTGGCAATGGCAAATTCCGCTAACCAATCGCATTGGTAATGGTTTGGTTTACGCCAGTTATCATCTCTCGGATGATGACGCAAAACAATTACTGCTAAGTAACTTACCGGGTAAGGCAATTGCAGAGCCAAAGCTTATTCGCTTTCGCACTGGCCGTCGCTTAAAACAATGGCATAAGAATGTTGTGGCGATAGGCCTTTCAAGTGGTTTTTTAGAACCACTTGAATCAACCAGTATTCACCTAATTCAAACTGCGGCAACTCGCCTCGTAAAGCATTTTCCGTTAATGGGTATTAATGATCGGGTTGTAGCAGAGTTTAATCGTCAAAGTCAGGTTGAATTTGAACGCATTCGCGACTTTATTATTTTGCATTATAAATTAACCGAGCGCACAGACAGCGCTTTTTGGCGTCAGTGTAAAGATATGGACGTGCCAAACAGCTTACGCCACAAAATACAGCTTTTTGCTGAAAACGCCTTGTTTTTCAGACAAGATGACGAGTTGTTTAGTGAAGTGGCCTGGCAGCAAGTGATGCTAGGGCAAGGCATTGCGCCGGCGCAATATCATCCACTCGCGAAAAACTTAAATGATGCACAAATTAAAGATTTACTTGAAAGCTTAAAAACCTTGGTTGCCCACACCAGTGAAAAACTGCCAACCCATAATGAATTTTTAAAACGATTTGGTAATTAA